The DNA window CCCGCAACCAGCGGATCTTCGAGGCCGTCAACGACGACTACCGGCGGGCCAGCCTGACCGCGTTCCGGCTGATCGCCACGTACTCGCCGGGGATCAAGGTGATCGGCAACGTGACCGTGGCGGCGGTGCTCGGCTACGGCGGCGCCCGGGTGCTCGCGGGCGGGGCCGAGGTGGGGGTGCTCGCCGCGTTCCTGCTCTACCTGCGCCGGTTCTTCGAGCCGATGCAGGAGCTGAGCCAGTTCTACAACTCCCTGCAGTCGGCGACCGCGGCCCTGGAGAAGCTGGCCGGGGTGCTCGACGAGCGGCCGGCGGTGGCCGAGCCGGCGAGCCCGCTGCCGCTGCCCGCCGGGTCGGGGCGCGGGGCGGTGGAGTTCCGCTCGGTCTCCTTCGGCTACCGGGCCGGCGCGCCGATCCTGTCCGCGCTGGACCTGACCGTGCCGGCCGGGCAGACCGTCGCGCTGGTCGGGCCGACGGGGGCGGGCAAGTCGACCATCGCCAAGCTGCTGGCCCGGTTCCACGACCCGGACGCCGGCACGGTCACGCTGGACGGGGTCGACCTGCGGGACCTGGCCGACGCCGACCTGCGCCGCGCGGTGGTGCTGGTCACCCAGGAGAACCACCTGTTCAGCGGCACGGTGGCGGAGAACATCCGGTTCGGCCGTCCGGGGGCCGACGACGCGGCCGTGGAGGCCGCCGCGCGGGCGATCGGCGCGCACGACTTCATCGCGGCGCTGCCCGACGGGTACGACACCGAGGTGCACCGGCGCGGCGGCCGCCTCTCCGCCGGGCAGCGGCAACTGGTGGCGTTCGCCCGGGCGTTCCTCGCCGACCCCCGGGTACTCGTCCTCGACGAGGCGACGTCGTCGCTGGACGTGCCCACCGAGCGGCTCGTGCAGCGGGCGCTGGGCACCGTGCTGCGGGACCGGACGGCCCTGGTGATCGCGCACCGGCTGTCCACCGTGGAGACGGCCGACCGGGTGCTCGTCCTCGACGGGGGACGGATCGTGGAGGACGGCCCACCCGCCCGGCTCGTCGCCGGCGGCGGCCGGTACGCGGCCCTGCACCGCCAGTGGCGCGACTCGCTGGTCTGACCCGCGGCCGGAGGGCCGGCGCAGGGCAGGCCGCCGGGCCCGGGCCGTGTCGCAGCGGGCGTTCCTGCGCAACCTGGCGCGGGGCGAGGCGTACCAGGCGGAGGCGCCGACGCTGTGGGACGTCGGGTTCGCCACCGCCGTCGCCCAGGCGGAGCTGGAGGACCGGGAGCGGCCGGGGGCGTACCACCGGCTGCGGTTCGCCGGCCCGGACGGCCGGGAGGTGCTGATCGACACCACCCGCCCCGAGCTGCTGCCGGCCTGCGTGGCGCTGGTCTGCCACCCCGACGACGAGCGGTACGCGGACCTGGTCGGCGCGGCTGTGCGTACCCCGGTGTTCGGGGTCGAGGTGCCGGTGCGCGCGCACCCGCTGGCGGACCCGGCCAAGGGCACGGGCATCGCGATGGTGTGCACGTTCGGCGACCTGACCGACGTGACCTGGTGGCGGGAGTTGGCCCTGGAGACCCGGGCGGTGATCGGCCGGGACGGGCGGCTGCTGCCGGTGCCGCCGGCCGGCGTGCCGGCCGAGCCGTACGCGGCGCTGGCGGGGCAGACCGTGGCCGGCGCCCGGCGGACGCTGGTCGACATGCTCGCCGACGCCGGCGACCTGGTCGGCGAGCCGCGCCCGATCACCCATCCGGTGAAGTTCTACGAGCGGGGCGACCGGCCGCTGGAGATCGTCACCACCCGGCAGTGGTACCTGCGCAACGGCGGCCGGGACGCCGCCCTGCGCGGCGAGCTGCTGGCCCGGGGCGCCGAGCTGCGCTGGGTGCCGGAGCACATGCGGCACCGCTACGAGCACTGGGTGGCCGGCCTGACGGGTGACTGGCTGGTCAGCCGGCAGCGCTTCTTCGGGGTGCCGGTGCCGGTGTGGTACCGGCTCGACAACGCTGGCGAGCCGGACCTCGCCCACCCTCTCACACCGCAGGAGGCGGCGCTGCCAATCGACCCGTCGAGCGAGCCGCCGCCCGGGTACGAGGAGTCCCAGCGGGGCCGGCCGGGCGGCTTCGTCGGCGACCCGGACGTGCTGGACACCTGGGCCACGTCGTCGCTGACGCCGCAGCTCGTCGGCGGCTGGGCGGACGACCCCGACCTGTTCCGTCGGGTCTTCCCGATGGACCTGCGCCCGCAGGGGCACGACATCAACCGCACCTGGCTGTTCGCCACCGTGGTCCGGTCGCACCTGGAGCACGGGGTGCTGCCCTGGCGGGACGCCGTGCTCTCCGGCTGGATCCTCGACCCCGACCGCAAGAAGATGTCCAAGTCCAAGGGGAACGTCACCACCCCGCTGGGCCTGCTGGAGCAGCACGGCTCGGACGCGGTGCGGTACTGGGCGGCCAACGGGCGGCCCGGGATGGACCTGGCGTTCGACCCGGCGCAGATCCGGGTCGGCCGGCGGCTCGCCACGAAACTACTCAACGCGTCGAAGTTCGCCCTCGGGCTGGGCGCCGCCGACGCGCTGCGGGCCCCGTGCGACAACTCCAGCTCGGCGCGTCTGACGCCGCGCCGCGACCTGGAGCTGTCGGCCACCGAGCCGCTGGACACCGCGATGCTCGCCGAACTGTCCGGCGTGGTCGCCGCCGCGACCGCCGCCTTCGACGCGTACGGCTCGGTGCACCGCTCCCCCTGGCCCACCACGTACGAGGTGGGGCGGGCGGTGCGGGGCGAGGGCGACCCGGAGCTGCTGCGGCTGGCCGGCGACCCGCTGAGCCAGGTGCGGCGGGCCAAGTCGGAGCGGAAGCTGTCGATGAAG is part of the Micromonospora olivasterospora genome and encodes:
- a CDS encoding ABC transporter ATP-binding protein, with amino-acid sequence MDDPDGRADWDVERWRGRAVDPEADRSRAEEGTPEAVARLRARSRVLLRDLLRPHRRRIAAAVGLLLAQNAAAMSGPYLVMLGIDRAIGPLRSGDARPLAAVAAAFAGAALTEYAARRGLLTLSARIGQAVLLELRERVYAHFLRLSVGFHERYTSGRMVSRLTSDLDSIAELVDGGVDSLVLAVLSILSVAAVLLWLDPPLAAVTLLAFPFLLWLSRWFARASAGAYRRTREAVALVIVHFVESLRGIRAVQAYRREARNQRIFEAVNDDYRRASLTAFRLIATYSPGIKVIGNVTVAAVLGYGGARVLAGGAEVGVLAAFLLYLRRFFEPMQELSQFYNSLQSATAALEKLAGVLDERPAVAEPASPLPLPAGSGRGAVEFRSVSFGYRAGAPILSALDLTVPAGQTVALVGPTGAGKSTIAKLLARFHDPDAGTVTLDGVDLRDLADADLRRAVVLVTQENHLFSGTVAENIRFGRPGADDAAVEAAARAIGAHDFIAALPDGYDTEVHRRGGRLSAGQRQLVAFARAFLADPRVLVLDEATSSLDVPTERLVQRALGTVLRDRTALVIAHRLSTVETADRVLVLDGGRIVEDGPPARLVAGGGRYAALHRQWRDSLV
- a CDS encoding class I tRNA ligase family protein, translating into MSQRAFLRNLARGEAYQAEAPTLWDVGFATAVAQAELEDRERPGAYHRLRFAGPDGREVLIDTTRPELLPACVALVCHPDDERYADLVGAAVRTPVFGVEVPVRAHPLADPAKGTGIAMVCTFGDLTDVTWWRELALETRAVIGRDGRLLPVPPAGVPAEPYAALAGQTVAGARRTLVDMLADAGDLVGEPRPITHPVKFYERGDRPLEIVTTRQWYLRNGGRDAALRGELLARGAELRWVPEHMRHRYEHWVAGLTGDWLVSRQRFFGVPVPVWYRLDNAGEPDLAHPLTPQEAALPIDPSSEPPPGYEESQRGRPGGFVGDPDVLDTWATSSLTPQLVGGWADDPDLFRRVFPMDLRPQGHDINRTWLFATVVRSHLEHGVLPWRDAVLSGWILDPDRKKMSKSKGNVTTPLGLLEQHGSDAVRYWAANGRPGMDLAFDPAQIRVGRRLATKLLNASKFALGLGAADALRAPCDNSSSARLTPRRDLELSATEPLDTAMLAELSGVVAAATAAFDAYGSVHRSPWPTTYEVGRAVRGEGDPELLRLAGDPLSQVRRAKSERKLSMKAEVPLAEALGPAALLDRLGLVAGDLRAAGRIGKLDLLPDRTTELVVACAF